A region from the Deinococcus arcticus genome encodes:
- a CDS encoding response regulator produces the protein MLEHTLDTPGRPITLLLVDDHPVVRKGTRELLESEADLRVVGEAGSGEEAIARARELTPDVILMDVSMPGMNGIDATRAIKAIQPGVGVLVLTSYDDDAYVFALLEAGAAGYLLKNASEDDLLGAVRAVAAGESALHPSVARKVLERFSTHTTPTPPEDDLSPRELEVLRVAATGRTNKEIARDLDISPRTVQVHLANIFSKLGVGSRTEAVLYGIKRGWIDPQSL, from the coding sequence ATGCTGGAACACACGCTGGACACCCCGGGCCGCCCCATCACGCTGCTGCTGGTGGACGACCATCCGGTGGTGCGCAAGGGCACGCGCGAACTGCTGGAAAGTGAAGCCGATCTGCGCGTGGTGGGCGAGGCCGGCAGCGGCGAGGAAGCCATTGCCCGCGCCCGCGAACTGACCCCCGACGTGATCTTGATGGACGTGTCCATGCCCGGCATGAACGGCATTGACGCCACCCGGGCCATCAAGGCCATTCAGCCGGGCGTGGGCGTGCTGGTGCTGACCAGCTACGACGATGACGCTTACGTGTTCGCGCTGCTGGAAGCGGGCGCGGCCGGCTACCTGCTGAAAAACGCTTCCGAGGACGACCTGCTGGGCGCGGTGCGGGCGGTGGCGGCCGGCGAGAGTGCGCTGCACCCCAGCGTGGCCAGGAAGGTGCTGGAGCGCTTTTCCACCCATACCACCCCCACGCCCCCCGAAGATGACCTCTCGCCGCGCGAGCTGGAGGTGCTGCGGGTGGCCGCCACCGGGCGCACCAACAAGGAAATTGCCCGGGACCTGGACATCAGCCCGCGCACGGTGCAGGTGCATCTGGCCAACATCTTTTCCAAGCTGGGGGTGGGCAGCCGCACCGAGGCCGTGCTGTACGGCATCAAGCGTGGCTGGATTGATCCCCAGAGCCTGTAG
- a CDS encoding ABC transporter substrate-binding protein produces MNRTPLGALALTTLALTLAACNNRSGGEQSTKGPQDTLVIQQSSDVPTLDPGTTYDTGSGQIVENLYETLLTYKGNSLDELEPLLATEWAEGNGGREYRFTLREGVKFHSGNPMTCADAEYSFRRNLVTNTGESGNWFIAESLLGTGANANDDKSVTWQRITDAVKCDGETLVFTLPRTDPAFLAKLAYVGQSIVDSKHAAEVGEWDGTEATWKEAVGKDLANSPLSQKPSGTGAYRLLEKSATSVSATAFEDYWGEKPKIKNVILQKVPELAPRVQAFLKGDADLIETGGRPIIKEQLEGEQGVVVLDDLPDTTASALSLNQNIKGTAIGSGKLDGQGIPANFFSDVDVRRGFVAAFDIPTYIKEVQLGKGEARNFLLPETFPGYDSSVDAARFDPEIARAAFQRAWNGQVWANGFTVKISYRAGSETAKTAMELLKRNIEDLNPKFKVNIVAREWSELIKAGNAGTEPMITTAWAPDYADPDNFVHTFYSSEGYYNPRINAGDPQIDAWINEARATTDTARRDELYSQIARRAQELALYIILPSNPTVVVHRDNLQGVSAETFNPMTSFVTGTLWRKLSKS; encoded by the coding sequence ATGAACCGCACCCCTCTTGGCGCCCTGGCGCTGACCACCCTGGCCCTCACCCTGGCCGCCTGCAACAACCGCAGTGGCGGCGAGCAGAGCACCAAAGGTCCGCAAGACACCCTGGTGATTCAGCAGTCGTCGGATGTGCCCACCCTGGACCCGGGCACCACCTACGACACCGGCAGCGGCCAGATCGTGGAGAACCTGTACGAGACCCTGCTGACCTACAAGGGCAACAGCCTGGACGAACTGGAGCCGCTGCTGGCCACCGAGTGGGCGGAGGGCAACGGCGGGCGCGAATACCGCTTTACCCTGCGCGAGGGCGTGAAGTTCCACTCGGGCAACCCCATGACCTGCGCCGACGCCGAGTACTCCTTCCGGCGCAATCTGGTCACGAACACCGGGGAAAGCGGCAACTGGTTCATTGCCGAGTCGCTGCTGGGCACGGGCGCGAATGCCAACGACGACAAGAGCGTCACCTGGCAGCGCATCACGGACGCCGTGAAGTGTGACGGCGAAACCCTGGTGTTCACCCTGCCCAGAACCGACCCCGCCTTCCTGGCCAAGCTCGCCTACGTGGGCCAGAGCATCGTGGACAGCAAGCACGCCGCCGAGGTGGGCGAGTGGGACGGTACCGAGGCCACCTGGAAAGAGGCGGTGGGCAAGGACCTGGCCAACAGTCCCCTGTCGCAGAAGCCCAGCGGCACGGGCGCCTACCGGCTGCTGGAGAAATCGGCCACCTCGGTCAGCGCCACCGCCTTTGAGGACTACTGGGGCGAAAAGCCCAAGATCAAGAACGTGATTCTGCAGAAGGTGCCGGAACTCGCGCCCCGCGTGCAGGCGTTCCTGAAAGGCGACGCCGACCTCATCGAGACGGGTGGGCGGCCGATTATCAAAGAGCAGCTGGAGGGCGAACAGGGCGTGGTGGTGCTGGACGACCTGCCCGATACCACTGCCTCGGCGCTGAGTCTGAACCAGAACATCAAGGGCACGGCCATTGGCAGCGGCAAGCTGGACGGCCAGGGCATTCCGGCCAACTTCTTCAGCGATGTGGACGTGCGCCGGGGCTTCGTGGCGGCCTTTGACATTCCTACCTATATCAAGGAGGTGCAGCTGGGCAAGGGCGAGGCGCGCAACTTCCTGCTGCCCGAAACCTTCCCCGGCTACGACTCCTCGGTGGACGCCGCCAGGTTTGACCCCGAAATTGCCAGGGCCGCCTTCCAGCGCGCCTGGAACGGTCAGGTGTGGGCCAACGGCTTTACCGTGAAGATCTCCTACCGCGCGGGCAGCGAAACGGCCAAAACCGCCATGGAACTGCTCAAGAGGAACATCGAGGACCTGAACCCCAAGTTCAAGGTCAATATCGTGGCGCGCGAATGGAGTGAGCTGATCAAGGCGGGCAACGCGGGCACCGAGCCCATGATCACCACCGCCTGGGCCCCGGACTACGCCGACCCGGACAACTTCGTGCACACCTTCTATTCGTCCGAGGGCTATTACAACCCGCGCATCAACGCCGGGGACCCGCAGATTGACGCCTGGATCAACGAGGCCCGCGCCACCACCGATACGGCCCGCCGCGACGAGCTGTATTCGCAGATTGCCCGCCGCGCGCAGGAACTGGCGCTGTACATCATCCTGCCCAGCAACCCCACGGTGGTGGTGCACCGCGACAACCTGCAGGGCGTCAGCGCCGAGACCTTCAACCCCATGACCTCATTCGTGACCGGCACCCTCTGGCGCAAGCTCAGCAAGAGCTGA
- a CDS encoding Hsp33 family molecular chaperone HslO — MTVTLPDSYILRGTAAGGTLRLVGMESSRLVEDARLRHGLSKTATAALGRTLTASALLAVVLGKRTDSRVNLRIEGDGPVGWVVAEGSTDGRVRGYVRHPDADLPLRERDGKLDVSGIVGQEGEIAVTRLLDNGEPYTGSAHLVSGEIAEDVSTYLGVSEQIPNAVLLGVYEEGGRVAHAGGLLIQAMPGASDETLGRLEANVRAMGQLTDHLRRGGLLAALERAAEGLDLRLAAEAQPAHFACRCSRQKAQDSLKFFSAAERQDMIETGGQEIVCHWCGERYQITPEEIDALDQGGAPARA, encoded by the coding sequence ATGACGGTTACTTTGCCTGATTCCTACATTCTGCGCGGCACAGCGGCGGGCGGCACCCTGCGGCTGGTGGGCATGGAGTCCTCGCGGCTGGTCGAGGACGCCCGGCTGCGCCATGGCCTGAGCAAAACCGCCACCGCCGCCCTGGGCCGCACGCTGACCGCCAGCGCCCTACTGGCCGTGGTGCTGGGCAAGCGCACCGACAGCCGCGTGAACCTGCGCATTGAGGGGGATGGCCCGGTGGGCTGGGTGGTGGCCGAGGGCAGCACCGACGGCCGCGTGCGCGGCTACGTGCGCCACCCCGACGCCGACCTGCCGCTGCGCGAGCGCGACGGCAAGCTGGATGTGAGCGGCATCGTGGGCCAAGAGGGCGAAATTGCCGTGACCCGACTGCTGGACAACGGCGAGCCCTACACCGGCAGCGCCCACCTGGTCAGCGGCGAGATTGCCGAGGACGTGAGCACCTACCTGGGGGTTTCCGAGCAGATTCCCAACGCGGTGCTGCTGGGCGTGTATGAGGAAGGCGGGCGCGTGGCCCACGCCGGCGGGCTGCTGATTCAGGCCATGCCCGGCGCCAGCGACGAGACGCTGGGTCGCCTGGAAGCGAATGTGCGCGCCATGGGGCAACTGACTGACCACCTGCGCCGGGGGGGGCTGCTGGCCGCCCTGGAACGCGCCGCCGAGGGCCTGGACCTGCGCCTGGCCGCCGAGGCGCAGCCCGCACACTTTGCCTGCCGCTGCTCCCGCCAGAAAGCCCAGGACAGCCTGAAGTTCTTCAGCGCCGCCGAACGTCAGGACATGATCGAGACCGGCGGGCAGGAAATCGTGTGCCACTGGTGCGGCGAGCGCTATCAGATCACCCCGGAAGAGATTGACGCGCTGGATCAGGGTGGCGCGCCCGCGCGGGCGTGA
- a CDS encoding lasso peptide biosynthesis B2 protein has translation MTRWIRVARPRGREPPVNAPDPELVARALQAPAHTLAPEWLPHVRAAGLGGPLRARLPHDHPWRAPLRPDALALAARHTVIRTWVRELHRHWAAVGIPALLVKGFALAEFEYPVPGARFYGDVDVLLPPNEATVTRAVQVALAHGWHSDGLHAWPRLWTHETAHLYSPDGQVRLDVHRFLPSHQAAGTARSAAITRGLWQRARVVDWAGQPTLRLHPLDEAVVALALGRCWGGDRGGLKAADYLDLEVLQRRHALREDELRAHAARLGARHTWAAFQALCNPARAQLELRPGHTRARLLAGAARDGVRPPPALGGRVQRALTLAPFLASGLGDMLGAMWAVRQGGDPRTHLRAWTPPTPVHTGLNVARRDGVVSAARLWSRWLHPRQKREGVCVPRAYATYRALRRAGYPAVFVSGVARRGAQLSSHAWVEGPRGPLEEYGEPFNRQHFRVLFQVPESNER, from the coding sequence TTGACGCGCTGGATCAGGGTGGCGCGCCCGCGCGGGCGTGAGCCCCCGGTGAACGCCCCGGACCCTGAGCTGGTGGCGCGCGCCCTGCAGGCGCCCGCCCACACCCTGGCCCCCGAATGGCTGCCCCACGTGCGCGCGGCGGGGCTGGGTGGCCCACTGCGCGCCCGGTTGCCCCATGACCACCCGTGGCGCGCGCCCCTGCGCCCCGACGCCCTGGCGCTGGCCGCGCGCCACACGGTCATTCGCACCTGGGTGCGCGAGTTGCACCGGCACTGGGCCGCAGTAGGCATTCCGGCCCTGCTGGTCAAGGGTTTTGCGCTGGCGGAATTTGAATACCCCGTGCCCGGCGCCCGCTTTTACGGCGATGTGGACGTGCTGCTGCCCCCCAACGAGGCCACAGTGACGCGCGCCGTCCAGGTGGCCCTGGCCCACGGCTGGCACAGCGACGGCCTGCACGCCTGGCCCCGGCTGTGGACCCATGAGACAGCCCATCTGTACAGCCCGGACGGGCAGGTGCGGCTGGATGTTCACCGGTTCCTGCCCAGCCATCAGGCCGCGGGCACCGCGCGCAGCGCCGCCATCACCCGGGGGCTGTGGCAGCGGGCGCGGGTGGTGGACTGGGCCGGGCAACCCACGCTGCGCCTGCACCCCCTGGACGAGGCGGTGGTGGCCCTGGCCCTGGGCCGCTGCTGGGGCGGGGACCGGGGCGGCCTGAAAGCCGCCGACTATCTGGATCTGGAGGTGCTGCAGCGCCGCCACGCCCTGCGAGAAGACGAGTTGCGCGCCCACGCCGCGCGCCTGGGGGCCCGCCACACCTGGGCGGCTTTTCAGGCCCTGTGCAACCCGGCGCGCGCCCAGCTGGAACTGCGCCCAGGGCACACCCGCGCGCGCCTGCTGGCCGGGGCGGCCCGGGACGGCGTGCGCCCCCCGCCGGCCCTGGGCGGCCGGGTGCAGCGCGCCCTGACGCTGGCGCCCTTTCTGGCCTCAGGGCTGGGGGACATGCTGGGGGCCATGTGGGCGGTGCGCCAGGGCGGCGACCCGCGCACCCACCTGCGCGCCTGGACCCCGCCCACCCCGGTGCATACCGGACTGAATGTGGCGAGGCGCGACGGCGTGGTGAGTGCCGCGCGGCTGTGGAGCCGCTGGCTGCACCCCCGCCAGAAGCGCGAGGGGGTGTGCGTGCCGCGCGCCTACGCCACCTACCGGGCGCTGCGCCGCGCAGGGTACCCGGCCGTGTTTGTCAGCGGCGTGGCGCGGCGCGGCGCCCAGCTGAGCAGCCACGCCTGGGTCGAGGGGCCCCGGGGCCCGCTGGAGGAATACGGCGAGCCGTTTAACCGCCAGCACTTCCGGGTGCTGTTCCAGGTGCCCGAGTCCAACGAGCGCTGA